CACGGATCGCTTTCACAGGAAGGTCAACCCCTGCAAGCAGGACCATCGTTTCAAGCCGGGCGATCATATCCCGGGGGCTGTTCGAGTGCCCGGTGGCAAGTGATCCGTCGTGTCCGGTGTTCATGGCCTGAAGCATATCGAGGGCTTCGCCGCCCCGGACCTCACCGATGACGATCCGGTCCGGACGCATCCGAAGGGAGTTCCGGACGAGATCGCGAATGGAGATCGCTCCCTGCCCTTCGATATTCGGCGGACGGGACTCCAGCCTGACTACGTGGTCCTGACCGAGCTGCAGTTCTGCCGCATCTTCAATGGTCACGATCCGCTCGTCGTTTGGAATAAAGCTTGACAGCACGTTCAGGGTCGTTGTTTTCCCTGAGCCGGTACCGCCGCTGACAAAGATATTCAATCTTGCTTTTACACACGCATCCACAAATTCCGCCATCTCATCTGTCAATGTCCCGAACTGTACCAGATCACTGATGGTCAATGGATCGGTGGCAAACTTCCGGATCGTGATGGTCGGTCCGTTTAAGGCCAGCGGTGGAATGATCGCATTCACCCGGGATCCGTCGGGGAGCCGGGCGTCCACCATCGGACTGCTTTCATCAATTCTGCGTCCGATGGGGGCAACGATTTTTTCGATGACATTCAATACGTGTTCATCATCCCGAAACGTCACCCCGGAGAGGATGATCTTGCCTTTTTTTTCGCAGTAGACCTGATCCGGACCGTTGACCATCACTTCAGAAACGTCTTCGTCCAGGAGGAGCGGATTGATGGGACCAAAGCCTGTCAGATCGTTTTTCAAATCCGCAATAATGGTTCTGCGATCCATATTGAACTTGAACTGCTCATTTTCCTTGATAATTTCAAGGGCGATTTCATCCAGTTTTTCGATGACTTCATCGATATCGTCTTTCCCTTTCATTTCTTCGAGCACCCGGTTATGAAGCTTGTTTTTCAATTCCTTTGCTTCTTTGTTTTCAACCGGTTTCTCCTGCTTTTTGGGCGCTGATTCGTGTTTAATCGCCAATTCTTTCAGCTTTGGCGGCTTTTCTTCCACTATTCGTTCTGCTTTTTCAGCAGGTTTTTCATCGCTCTTTTCCACGGGCTTTTCTTCTTGCGCGTTCTCTTTTACTGGTGTTTCCGGTTGTTCAGATTGCTTTTTTTCCTGTAAGCGATCGAGTAATCCCATCCATCCTCACCTCCTGTCATCCGTTTTCAGTCAGCCACTTCTTAAAAAAAGATGGCTTTTCGGGCTTGGCTGTCATGTTTCGCTTCGGCTGGTGTTCCTCGTTCTGATCCAAAGGCTGATTGATCGCCTGCGCCATTTTGAATACCGCTTTTGCAAGATCCGATTTCGATTGACTGATGACAAAAGGCAGCCCGAGATTTAAGGACTGGCTTGCGATTTTATAATTATTCGGGAGAAAGTGGGCATCTTCAAAACCGAGCATTTCGGGGATTTCTTCCCCTTTCATAAGGCTCTCCATCGTGAATCGGTTGACGACGAGAGAGGTTTTATCCCGGTAGTTTAACTCCTTCATCGTCTCAAGCATCAGCCGGGTGTTCTTGAGTGCGCTCATTTCCAGATTCGTCACGATGAGGATGTCATCTGCCATTTCCATTGTCTCAACGGTCAGATCCAAAAGTCCGATGCCGTTATCAATAATGATGTAATCATGACTTCGTTTCAGGTCGTTCAGAACCACTTTCATGGCGTCTGTCGTAACCATTTCCGCAAATTCCGGCCGTTCAGGTGCAGGCAGTACCCGGACGCCTGAAGCATGTTCGGTCAAATAACGCATCACCGTATTCGGCTTTGCCATGCCCTGATCCTCAACCAGTTCCTTGATCGAATCTTCCGGCTGAAGGTCCATCGACAGACTCACGTCACCAAACTGCAAGTCCCCATCGACAATAGCCACATCCAGATTCGTTTTTCCAAGTGCCACAGCCAGATTGACGGAAATTAACGTTTTTCCGATCCCGCCTTTTGCACCACATACGGCGATGACCCGCCCCATTTTTTCCGTCATCCTGCTCACCTCCGCGACTGACACATCAATCGACTGATTCTTTTCTTACTCTTCTTCATGTATGAGGCTCGAGTGCAATGTGAGATGAATGGCCCCTTTTTCATAGGCATCAATGACGGTCACCGCATCTTCCGGGAGTAATTCCAGCGTCACGGCGACATACTCCCGGGTCCCTGTTTCAGACAGCTCTTTCTCCATACGCTGACCGACAGCGAGGACACGGACATCTTCGAGAATGACCGTTGATTCATTGACTTCTTCGTCATCGACCACAACGGTTTCAGACAGCACGATGTCCACCTGATCCTCCGGGTCAATCAGCTGGGTGACCAGCTGGACATTGGATGCTCCGATGGATACGGCACGGTGTCCGTCCTGAATCTTTTCGGAAACCTGCACCGTCGACTGTTCCGATGTTTTCAGACGGTGACTGAGAAGTATTTCCCCTTCTTCGATATACGTTGATGCAAATGAGCCTGCCACTTCCTCCGCCGACTTAACGGCCATCGGATGCACATCCGCTTCATATACCGTATCCGTTGTAATCATGTCATCGGTAATGACCGTATTTTCCTCAATGGGTGACGCGGCCTTAATGACTTCCACTGTGTCAGGAGCCTCCTGCCCCGTTGCCTCATCGGCTGCAGTGATGTATTGATAAAATAAAGCGGTTGTAATGATCCCCATGACAACGGCCAGTAACAGGACAAAACGAGCTCTCATCTCTTTCACCTACTCCATCAGACTGATTGTAAACGCTCCGCGGTATATGGCACCTTCTTCAACATAACCATGGGTGGTCCGTTCAATAAATTTTCCTCTGATCTTCGTATCCTTCGGGTCCAGCGGTTCGAGAATATAAAAGTGGGCAAATCCGGTGATTTCCACTTCTTTCACCTGATTCCCGACGGGGTCAATCGGCTTATAGACCGGGATCAGAATCGTCCGGCCGCATTGCCGGTCATACGGATCGTCGCAAAGACTGATCAGATGATCAATGGCCCTTCGCGTCGGATTGGCGATGTTCCCTGTTTGCGTACCGACGATCTCACCAATCGAAAATTCTTCTTCCGAGCCATACTTCAACGTATCTTCGTATGTGTTTGCCCCTTTGCCCTCCAGGGCGAGGATCCCGAAATTACCCGTGTCCACGTCTTCTTCATCCACTCTCAGCAAATACTCTTCTTCATATTCCAGTTCGATGGATTCATCGATGCCAAGTGGCGCAACGCCGTCTGCACGTCCAACCGGCCCGATACCGGCTTTCGCTTCCGCAGTGATTTCCACGGCATCAATTCCGAAGATCATCATAAACGCCGTCTGCATGTCTCTCGATAACGTCAGGGTGACCCGTTCTTCCATGAAAACCGCCAGCTGGTCAACAGAAGCCGCTTCCCCGTGCTGATCGAGCACTTCATCAACGATCAGTTCCACTTCCATCTCATCTTCCATCAGTTCCTGTGCGCCGGACAGCACCGCAGCATTGGCTGCTTTTTGCAGCGACGTCTTCTCCATATAGAACATGCCACCGTCTATGACGAGACCCACCATGCCGAGAAAGGTGGTGAACCCGAGTGAGACAATCATCAGCACGTTCCCACGTTCATTCTTCACATGGCGAAACGGGTTCATCACAGCACCTCCTACTCGATCCGGATCGTTGAATCAGCACGTAAGTGGATCGGCCCACTGAACACCTGGCTGGCAAATGGGGTAATCGGATCCACATCGTACCCGAGTGTAATCGTGATATATTCCCCTGATTTGCGAGCACTTTCGTCCGGTGAAATCGACACGCTCAGCTGACTGCCGTCTCCCGTTGCGAAATGATCCGATGCGAACTCGGCAATTTCACCGTCATTGTAACCGAATCCACCGACACGCACCGTTTCCTGCACCGTAAAATGAAGCCCGCTATAGGTGTACAACACACGCCCAAAGTCCACAATCCCTACAATTAATAAAAGCAATAACGGTAATACCAGTGCGAATTCAGCCAGGGATTGCCCTTTTTCATTCTTCAGCATCAGAGCATCACCCCGGGGAAAAAGAATGCCCCGGCTGCGCCAAGCACAATGGCCACCCCGTAAGGAAATGCGGTTTGTTTCAGGAGCCTATCTTTATCAAGCTCCGGTTTGATTCCATATTTCATCAGTTTCACCGCACGGAAACTGCGCTTCAGTCCTTCGATCATGCGCCCGCGGCTGATGATCATCACCAGTCCGATCGCCCCGCCGATCAGGGCCATAAACAGTGCCGTCATCAGGACAAAACCCGCCCCCTGCACTGCAC
This Salisediminibacterium beveridgei DNA region includes the following protein-coding sequences:
- a CDS encoding CpaF family protein, giving the protein MGLLDRLQEKKQSEQPETPVKENAQEEKPVEKSDEKPAEKAERIVEEKPPKLKELAIKHESAPKKQEKPVENKEAKELKNKLHNRVLEEMKGKDDIDEVIEKLDEIALEIIKENEQFKFNMDRRTIIADLKNDLTGFGPINPLLLDEDVSEVMVNGPDQVYCEKKGKIILSGVTFRDDEHVLNVIEKIVAPIGRRIDESSPMVDARLPDGSRVNAIIPPLALNGPTITIRKFATDPLTISDLVQFGTLTDEMAEFVDACVKARLNIFVSGGTGSGKTTTLNVLSSFIPNDERIVTIEDAAELQLGQDHVVRLESRPPNIEGQGAISIRDLVRNSLRMRPDRIVIGEVRGGEALDMLQAMNTGHDGSLATGHSNSPRDMIARLETMVLLAGVDLPVKAIREQIAGAIDVIIQQSRLKDGSRKIVKITEVQGLEGDVIVLQDIFTYEQRGKDTHGNIIGKLVPTGIRPKFYERLEHAGITISPDVFIPNEE
- a CDS encoding AAA family ATPase; the protein is MTEKMGRVIAVCGAKGGIGKTLISVNLAVALGKTNLDVAIVDGDLQFGDVSLSMDLQPEDSIKELVEDQGMAKPNTVMRYLTEHASGVRVLPAPERPEFAEMVTTDAMKVVLNDLKRSHDYIIIDNGIGLLDLTVETMEMADDILIVTNLEMSALKNTRLMLETMKELNYRDKTSLVVNRFTMESLMKGEEIPEMLGFEDAHFLPNNYKIASQSLNLGLPFVISQSKSDLAKAVFKMAQAINQPLDQNEEHQPKRNMTAKPEKPSFFKKWLTENG
- the cpaB gene encoding Flp pilus assembly protein CpaB, coding for MRARFVLLLAVVMGIITTALFYQYITAADEATGQEAPDTVEVIKAASPIEENTVITDDMITTDTVYEADVHPMAVKSAEEVAGSFASTYIEEGEILLSHRLKTSEQSTVQVSEKIQDGHRAVSIGASNVQLVTQLIDPEDQVDIVLSETVVVDDEEVNESTVILEDVRVLAVGQRMEKELSETGTREYVAVTLELLPEDAVTVIDAYEKGAIHLTLHSSLIHEEE
- a CDS encoding TadE family protein, which codes for MLKNEKGQSLAEFALVLPLLLLLIVGIVDFGRVLYTYSGLHFTVQETVRVGGFGYNDGEIAEFASDHFATGDGSQLSVSISPDESARKSGEYITITLGYDVDPITPFASQVFSGPIHLRADSTIRIE
- a CDS encoding A24 family peptidase, with product MLEILLLSVLIICFFTDITRRKIYNKVLFPGVVMAFLLNGILFGWSGITTSLLGLLTGFLILLIPYLIGGMGAGDVKLLAFIGAVQGAGFVLMTALFMALIGGAIGLVMIISRGRMIEGLKRSFRAVKLMKYGIKPELDKDRLLKQTAFPYGVAIVLGAAGAFFFPGVML
- a CDS encoding pilus assembly protein TadG-related protein, whose amino-acid sequence is MNPFRHVKNERGNVLMIVSLGFTTFLGMVGLVIDGGMFYMEKTSLQKAANAAVLSGAQELMEDEMEVELIVDEVLDQHGEAASVDQLAVFMEERVTLTLSRDMQTAFMMIFGIDAVEITAEAKAGIGPVGRADGVAPLGIDESIELEYEEEYLLRVDEEDVDTGNFGILALEGKGANTYEDTLKYGSEEEFSIGEIVGTQTGNIANPTRRAIDHLISLCDDPYDRQCGRTILIPVYKPIDPVGNQVKEVEITGFAHFYILEPLDPKDTKIRGKFIERTTHGYVEEGAIYRGAFTISLME